A single region of the Triticum dicoccoides isolate Atlit2015 ecotype Zavitan chromosome 2B, WEW_v2.0, whole genome shotgun sequence genome encodes:
- the LOC119365469 gene encoding uncharacterized protein LOC119365469: protein MATRLGVVLALAAVVLLAAAGAATAQSKPRAPNAQGPKPKPKPISVKCSESLRVNPYCSNQKMNCPAICPQSCYVDCKSCKPVCVCNTPGACGDPRFIGGDGNAFYFHGRRDADFCVVSDRDLHINAHFIGKSGHSGMSRDFTWIQAIAVLFDGHRLYLGARKTGTWDDAVEHLEIILDGEPVYLPADLVEGAKWTSSRVPELSVTRTKAANGVLITLDGKFSVRANAVPITKEESRVHRYGVTADDCLAHLELAFKFDALTDDVHGVVGQTYRSDYANHFDVRASMPTMGGDATFTTSSMFAADCSVARYGVSRGNDGAAVLSELAGVTCASGMDGKGVVCKK from the exons ATGGCGACGCGTCTGGGAGTCGTGCTGGCTTTAGCGGCCGTCGTCCTTCTGGCCGCCGCGGGGGCCGCCACCGCGCAATCCAAGCCACGGGCGCCCAATGCCCAGGGGCCGAAGCCCAAGCCCAAGCCGATAAGCGTCAAGTGCAGTGAGAGTCTCAGGGTGAACCCCTACTGCTCCAACCAGAAGATGAACTGCCCAGCCATCTGCCCCCAGTCCTGCTACGTCGACTGCAAATCATGCAAACCCGTCTGCG TCTGCAACACCCCGGGGGCGTGCGGCGACCCGCGGTTCATAGGTGGTGACGGCAACGCCTTCTACTTCCACGGACGCAGGGACGCCGACTTCTGCGTCGTCTCCGACCGTGACCTTCACATCAACGCGCACTTCATCGGCAAGAGCGGCCACAGCGGCATGTCACGGGACTTCACCTGGATCCAGGCCATCGCCGTGCTCTTCGACGGCCACCGCCTCTACCTCGGCGCCAGGAAGACCGGCACCTGGGACGACGCCGTCGAGCACCTCGAGATCATCCTGGACGGCGAGCCGGTGTATCTCCCCGCCGACCTGGTCGAAGGCGCCAAGTGGACCTCCAGCCGCGTCCCCGAGCTGTCCGTGACCCGCACCAAGGCGGCCAACGGCGTGCTCATCACCCTCGACGGAAAGTTCAGCGTCAGGGCCAACGCCGTGCCCATCACCAAGGAAGAATCGAGGGTGCACCGCTACGGCGTCACCGCCGATGACTGCCTCGCGCATCTCGAGCTGGCGTTCAAGTTCGACGCGCTCACCGACGACGTCCACGGTGTGGTCGGACAGACGTACCGCTCCGACTACGCCAACCATTTCGACGTGAGGGCATCCATGCCCACCATGGGAGGAGATGCCACCTTCACCACCTCCAGCATGTTCGCCGCCGACTGCAGCGTGGCGCGCTATGGAGTCAGCCGTGGAAACGACGGTGCCGCGGTGCTATCTGAGCTCGCTGGTGTCACCTGTGCCAGTGGCATGGACGGCAAGGGTGTGGTGTGCAAGAAGTAA